AGAAGCAAGTACAGCAGTTGCTAGTGAGAAAGTTGAAGTTACAAAAGACGCAGCTGTTGCAGCAAAGACAGTTGATACAAAAGAAGCTACTGTTGTTGAAAAAGCAGAAGCTCCTAAAGAGACAGCCACTGTCCCAGAAACAAAACTGGAAGTAGCGGAAAAACCTGTAGAAAAATCTGTAGAAAAAGCGACAGAAGTGGCTACTGCGACAAGTTCGGAAACCACTGAGCGTCATGATGTGGCTGAAAAGCCTCAAAGTATTGGAAGTGACGAAATCATTACTGTTCCCCAAACCTGGAAGCAAGGCTATAAAGGGGAAGGGATGGTGGTCGCCGTCATCGACTCTGGTTTGGATGTGAACCACGAGGTTCTTCGGATTACCGATCCTTCAAAAGCTAAGTTTAAAAACCAAGAAGAAATCGAAGCTGCTAAGAAAGCAGCAGGAATTGATTACGGTAAATGGTACAACGACAAAGTTGTCTATGCCTATGACTATTTTGATGGTACAGATAATATCAAAGAGGCTGAAAGAGATTCTCACGGGATGCACGTTACAGGGATTGCGACGGGGAATCCTGATAAAGTAGCAGGCAACGGAGAAAAGATTTATGGTGTAGCACCAGAAGCGCAAGTTATGTTTATGCGTGTCTTCTCAGATCGTCAAAAAACAACGGGATCTGCTCTTTATGTAAAAGCAATTGATGATGCTGTAGCTCTTGGTGCAGATACTATCAACATGAGTCTTGGCTCTACGACTGGTTCTACGGTCAATGCGGATTCAGATATTGTGGATGCCATTAAACGAGCGCGCGCTAAAGGCGTATCTGTCTTAATTTCTGCAGGAAATAGCAATACTTTTGGGAATGGCTATTCAAGACCAGCTGCAGAAAATCCAGATTACGGCTTGGTCGGAAACCCATCAACAGTAGAGGACTCTATTTCTGTTGCTTCAATCAATAATAAAATCATTACCACAGAGGTTTTCGAAGTCAAAGGTCTAGAAGGTAATGCAGAAGTAGATAACGGGAAGTTTGACTACAGTAAATCTGCAACAGATACAGACTTTGAAAAAGGTAAAGAATATGAGTATGTATCAGTTGGTCTTGGGAAAGAAGATGATTTCAAAGATCTAGATCTTACCGGTAAATTGGCGCTTATCCAACGCGGGGAAATTCCATTCTCAGAAAAGATTGCCAATGCCCTCCATCATGGTGCAGTAGGGGCCATGGTTTACAATAATGTAGAAGGATCTAATCTTGGAATGGCAATTGATGGAGATGCTAAGAAAATTCCATCTGTCTTCATTTCAAAACGCTATGGGGAAGCTCTTAAAGCTGGATCTTACAAAGTTGTCTTTAACAATACCATGGCTAACCGTCCATCTCCAGAAGCAGACCAATTGTCTGATTTCTCAAGCTGGGGTGTGACAACAGATGGTCAGTTGAAACCAGATGTCACAGCACCTGGTGGGAATATCTTCTCTTCTTTGAATGACAATACCTACGGGGATATGAGTGGTACTAGTATGGCTTCACCTCACGTGGCAGGTGTCGCCGCCTTGGTCAAAGAATACCTTGTGAAGCATCACCCAGAATTGACTCCAGAACAAGTTTCTGCAACTGTCAAAGCCTTGATTATGTCTACGGCTAAACCACATGTTAATAAAGAAACCGGTGTTTATACTTCTCCACGTCAACAAGGAGCAGGGGTTGTAGACACAGCTGCAGCCGTTTCAACAGACTTGTATGTGACTGGTGAAAACAACTATCCAAGCGTTACTCTTGGTAACGTTGGAGATAGCTTTACATTTAATGTGACGGTTCACAATATTTCAGATACCGATCGTACCTTGAAAATGTTGGTGAATACTGACACAGATGAAGTGAAGGATGGTAAATTTACCCTTCGTCCACGTAAATTAACAGAAACTGCTTGGCCTGAAGTAACCGTGAAAGCACATAGTTCTGAAACAGTTACAGTGAAAGTCGACACAAGTAAATTCACAGAAGAATTAAGCAAAGAAATGCCAAATGGCTATTTCCTTGAAGGATTTGTTCGTTTTGTCGATCCAGCAGATGATGGGGATGTGGTTAGCTTGCCATTTATGGGATTCAAGGGAGAATTCCAAAACCTTCCAGCGGTTGAAAAACCAATCTATGATTTAGTTCGTGAAGGAAAAGATGGCTTCTACTATCATGTTCCAAAAGATTTGAATATCTCATCGAGTGCGAATGTTTCTGCGCTCGTCACCCTTCAAAATGACCTTCTCCTTACACAAGGGAAACGTGATGGTCGTCGGATTACCGTTCTTGGTATTGAAGAAAATGCGGAAGGAACTCATGCTCTTCAACTAGATGAGAATGGAAATGTTCGCATTGCCATTTCACCAAATGAAGATGGAAATAAAGACCTCGTTGAATACAAGACGGTTGCTCTTCGAAACATTGAAAACCTTCATGCAACTGTCTACGCAGCAAGCGATACGGAACATAAAAATCCGCTGTGGGAAGGAACTCCATCTGATCATCGTAAGAACTTCTTTGATGGCAATGAAAAGAACCCACGCAGTTACACACTAGATAATACTGCTTGGAACGGTACCGATGCAAATGGGAAAGCAGTAGCAGATGGTGTATATGATTATGTCATTCGTTACACCCCAATGGTTCCTGGAGCTGAGGAGCAATCAACAACCTTCAAGGTTCAAGTCGATACTCAAAAACCAGTGATCACATCTGGATATATCCGTTTCAAGGATGGGGCTCAACAGTTTATAGCACGTAAAGCCAAAGATGTTGGCGATGGTGGTATCTTAACTGAAAAACTCGTCTACGTGACTCCATTCGATGATCAGGGGACAATGGTCCAAACCAGTGAAGATAAGAATGGTACACGTGCGCTTGAAAATTACCATGTGATCAAGGCCAATGCAGATGGTAGCTTCGATCTTCCTGAAAATATCGATAAGAAGAATATCTACTACTATGTAGAAGACTTTGCGGGTAACGTAGATTATGTTTCACTAGCTGATTTAGTTCGGGATCAAAATAGTGGTCGGGTTCAAATTGCAGTTCGTGACGCTAAAACGAACAAAGATTTGGATACTATGTATGTTTACCGAATCAAAGATAGCAATGGTCAATACGTATCAGTTGATAAGACAAAAGATATTAACTTCTTGAACTTTGGTCATTATACTGCAGAAATCTTTACGTATGATCGTACAGAAGTGAAATTTGTCAGCAGCTTGACGCAAGAATTTGATTTGACAGAGGATAATAGTTTCCAAACGATCGCTTTTCTTGCCAATACTTTAGAATATGCACCAGTTAGCATCAACTTTGATCAACCGGTTTCAAAAGCGGCTACGATTGTATTAAAAGGGGCAGATGGTGAAAACTTTGTCTTGCCTGCTGAAAAATATGGTAAAAATGGCTTTGGTAAATCTGTAGCAACTGGTCAATATACCTTGGTTGCAACTCTTCCTACAGGCTATGAACTAGCTGAGGAAGCACCAGTGATTTCAGTTGTCGCAGGGCGCAACAACAATTACCGTATTGGAGTGATCTCAAAAGTGGATCTCTTAGCTGCTTTGAACAACCAAGCAGATGTTACAAAGACAGCGCAATACTTCAATGCCAGTGCGGATAAGAAGGAAGCCTATGATCAAGCCTTGCAAGCGGCCCAAGCAGCCTTGACCAACAAGGTTAGTCAAGAGCAAGTCAACCAAGCTCTAGCTAGTCTTGAAGCTGCCAGCCAAGCTTTGGATGGGAAAGATTCAAACGTTGCGGCCTTGAAAGAAGCTATGCAGGCTTACGATGCTACGACAAAAACTGGTCGTTATGCCAATGCCAAAGAAAAAGTACGTCGCGACTACGATCGTGCTTTCCAAACAGTAGCCTTGCTTGCAGTTGATCCAACTGTGAAACAAGAACAAATCAATCAAGCACTTGCTGAGCTTAGCCGTGCAGAAGGAAAATTAAACGGGAAAGCAACTGATTTTTCAAGTCTTGAAAAATACATCAAGGAAGAATTGAAGTTCCAAGAAAAGAATGCGAAATTCATCTATGCTGGAAATGAAGAAAAAGAAGCTTACCTAGTAGCCTTCAAGGATGCACAAACCATCCTTTCAAATCCAGGAGCAAGCCAACAAGATGTGAAAGATGCTTTGACAGCCTTGAAGAATGCCAAGAAAAAACTTCATGGTAAAAAACCAAAAGCTGCAAGACGTCCATAAGAAAAACAACATTGTTTGTTAGCCTAAAATCCGTATGAAACGATTGTTTCATGCGGATTTTAATTTACAAGTCACTAAAAATCTGCTATAATACTAGTCAAGAAAGAAGGGCTTACGGCGTTTTTCTAGCGAGCTTGGGATAGTGAGAGCCAAGTAGAGCAAGGTAAGCAAGTGGCGCTTTCTCTCAGTAAAAAGCTGAGTAAAGTAAAATAAAATGAAGTAATAAATTAGGGTGGAACCGCGTTTCTAACGCCCCTAGGTCATAGACTTAGGAGTAGAGACACGGTTCTTTTTGTATCCTAAGTCACAAGAAACTTTATGAATAAGGAGTATTCAATGTCAAAAAAACTAACCTTTCACTGCGTTAGTGGCAGATACCTCCTTACAGTCGGACTGCCCAACGCTCAGCATTAAGGTGCCTGAGCTAGACGCAGTACTAACTCGTCTTGCCTCGTATGATCAACGAGACAGACTCGTGTCGCAAGAAATTATAGAAAAAGGAGTAAATAATGTCTAAAAAATTGACTTTCCAGGAAATCATCCTTACTTTGCAACAATACTGGAATGACCAGGGTTGTATGCTCATGCAGGCTTATGATAATGAAAAAGGTGCGGGAACCATGAGTCCTTACACTTTCCTTCGTGCCATTGGTCCTGAGCCATGGAATGCGGCTTATGTAGAGCCATCTCGTCGTCCAGCGGACGGTCGTTACGGGGAAAACCCAAACCGTCTTTACCAACACCACCAATTCCAAGTGGTGATGAAACCATCACCATCAAACATCCAAGAGCTCTACCTTGAGTCATTGGAAAAATTGGGGATCAATCCTTTGGAGCACGATATCCGTTTCGTTGAAGATAACTGGGAAAATCCATCAACTGGTTCAGCTGGTCTTGGTTGGGAAGTTTGGTTGGACGGTATGGAAATCACTCAGTTCACCTACTTCCAACAAGTTGGTGGTTTGGCAACTGGCCCAGTAACTTCTGAGGTCACTTACGGATTGGAACGTTTGGCTTCTTACATCCAAGAAGTAGACTCAGTTTATGATATTGAGTGGGCTCCAGGCGTTAAATACGGAGAAATCTTCCTTCAACCAGAATATGAACACTCAAAATATAGCTTTGAAGTTTCTGACCAAGATATGCTTCTTGAAAACTTCGAAAAATTTGAAAAAGAAGCAGGGCGTGCTTTGGAATTAGGCCTTGTTCACCCTGCCTATGACTACGTTTTGAAATGTTCACACACCTTCAACTTGCTTGATGCACGTGGAGCAGTATCCGTTACAGAACGTGCCGGTTACATTGCCCGCATCCGTAACTTGGCCCGTGTCGTAGCTAAGACCTTCGTTGCAGAACGTAAGAAACTCGGTTACCCACTTCTTGACGAAGCCACACGCGCCAAACTCCTAGCAGAAGAGGAAGAATAAAGAGAGTATATTAAATAGGATTGGGTTATAGAGGGATCCTACAGAACCAGTTGCCGCAGTGATAGAGGTATCGTTAGAGAAACTAACGATACCAGGCAAAATTGGAGACCTTAGGCTCCGATTTTAGCAATGAAACGACGCAGTCGGTTGCTTGCGTGCCAATCACATAAGGCAAACTGGAAAAAAAGATATTTTTCGGAGAAAAAACATGACAAAAAACTTATTAGTAGAACTTGGACTTGAAGAGTTGCCAGCCTACGTTGTCACACCAAGTGAAAAACAACTCAGTGAGAAAATGGCAGCCTTCTTGGATGACAACCGTCTTTCATACGAAAGCATTCAAACCTTCTCAACACCACGCCGTTTAGCTGTCCGTGTGATTGGTTTAGCAGATCAACAATCTGATTTGACTGAAGATTTTAAAGGACCTTCTAAGAAAATCGCCTTGGATGCAGATGGAAACTTCTCAAAAGCGGCTCAAGGATTCGTCCGTGGGAAAGGCTTGACGGTTGATGATATCGAATTCCGTGAAGTCAAAGGTGAAGAGTACGTTTATGTCACGAAACACGAAGCTGGTAAACCTGCCAAAGAAGTCTTGGCTGGCGTTCCAGAAGTGCTTGCTTCATTGACCTTCCCTGTAAGCATGCACTGGGCTAACAACACATTTGAATACATTCGCCCAGTTCACACCTTGATCGTTCTTTTGGGCGACGAAGCGCTCGACCTTGACTTCTTGGATATCCATTCAGGTCGTGTGAGCCGTGGACACCGTTTTCTTGGACATGAAGTAGAAATTACTAATGCGGATTCTTATGAAGAAGACCTTCGTACCGTTTACGTGATTGCGGATAGCAAAGAACGTGAAAACATGATTCGTGAGCAAATCAAAGCCATCGAAGCAGAACAAGGTGTTCAAGTCCAAATCGAAGAAGGACTTTTGAATGAAGTCTTGAACTTGGTCGAATACCCAACTGCCTTTATGGGAAGTTTTGACACTAAATATTTGGACGTTCCAGAAGAAGTCTTGGTGACCTCAATGGAAACGCACCAACGTTACTTTGTTGTACGTGACCTTGATGGTCAGCTTAAACCAAACTTCATCTCCGTCCGTAATGGGAACGCTGAGCACTTGGAAAATGTCGTTCGAGGAAATGAAAAAGTCTTGGTGGCACGTCTTGAAGACGGTGAATTCTTCTGGCGTGAAGACCAAAAACTCAAGATTGAAGACCTCGTGGCTAAATTGGCAAACGTGACCTTCCATGAAAAAATTGGTTCCCTTTCAGAACACATGGCCCGTGCTGGTGTTATTGCCGCTTCACTAGCTGAACAAGCTGGTTTGACTGCTGAAGAAACAGCAGCCGTTGCTCGTGCAGCTGAAATCTACAAATTTGACCTCTTGACGGGTATGGTCGGAGAGTTCGATGAATTGCAAGGAATCATGGGTGAAAAATACGCCCTCCTCGCTGGTGAAGATGCTGCGGTTGCGACAGCTATCCGTGAGCACTACCTTCCTGATTCAGCAGACGGAGCCCTTCCAGAGACTAAGGTTGGTGCCATTCTTGCCCTTGCAGATAAATTGGATACCCTCCTTTCCTTCTTCTCAGTTGGCTTGATTCCATCAGGTTCAAATGACCCTTATGCGCTTCGTCGTGCAACACAAGGGATTGTTCGTATCTTGGATGCCTTTGGTTGGCATATCCCTATGGATGAGTTGATTGACAGCCTCTACGGACTTTCATTTGATAGTCTTTCATATGACAATCAAGCAGAAGTGCTCAACTTCATCAAGGCGCGCGTGGACAAGATGATGGGACGCACACCAAAAGATATCAAAGAAGCTGTTCTTGCTAGTTCAAACTTTGTCGTGGCAGATATGCTGGAAGCAGCTGAAGCTCTTTCAGAAGCTGCGAAGACGGATGGTTACAA
Above is a window of Streptococcus sp. LPB0220 DNA encoding:
- the glyQ gene encoding glycine--tRNA ligase subunit alpha, which produces MSKKLTFQEIILTLQQYWNDQGCMLMQAYDNEKGAGTMSPYTFLRAIGPEPWNAAYVEPSRRPADGRYGENPNRLYQHHQFQVVMKPSPSNIQELYLESLEKLGINPLEHDIRFVEDNWENPSTGSAGLGWEVWLDGMEITQFTYFQQVGGLATGPVTSEVTYGLERLASYIQEVDSVYDIEWAPGVKYGEIFLQPEYEHSKYSFEVSDQDMLLENFEKFEKEAGRALELGLVHPAYDYVLKCSHTFNLLDARGAVSVTERAGYIARIRNLARVVAKTFVAERKKLGYPLLDEATRAKLLAEEEE
- a CDS encoding S8 family serine peptidase translates to MNRQERFSLRKYKFGVASVLLGAVLVFGSAQASAEEQAASQTSAGTQLVATTQQAPAEEEHSQATEASTAVASEKVEVTKDAAVAAKTVDTKEATVVEKAEAPKETATVPETKLEVAEKPVEKSVEKATEVATATSSETTERHDVAEKPQSIGSDEIITVPQTWKQGYKGEGMVVAVIDSGLDVNHEVLRITDPSKAKFKNQEEIEAAKKAAGIDYGKWYNDKVVYAYDYFDGTDNIKEAERDSHGMHVTGIATGNPDKVAGNGEKIYGVAPEAQVMFMRVFSDRQKTTGSALYVKAIDDAVALGADTINMSLGSTTGSTVNADSDIVDAIKRARAKGVSVLISAGNSNTFGNGYSRPAAENPDYGLVGNPSTVEDSISVASINNKIITTEVFEVKGLEGNAEVDNGKFDYSKSATDTDFEKGKEYEYVSVGLGKEDDFKDLDLTGKLALIQRGEIPFSEKIANALHHGAVGAMVYNNVEGSNLGMAIDGDAKKIPSVFISKRYGEALKAGSYKVVFNNTMANRPSPEADQLSDFSSWGVTTDGQLKPDVTAPGGNIFSSLNDNTYGDMSGTSMASPHVAGVAALVKEYLVKHHPELTPEQVSATVKALIMSTAKPHVNKETGVYTSPRQQGAGVVDTAAAVSTDLYVTGENNYPSVTLGNVGDSFTFNVTVHNISDTDRTLKMLVNTDTDEVKDGKFTLRPRKLTETAWPEVTVKAHSSETVTVKVDTSKFTEELSKEMPNGYFLEGFVRFVDPADDGDVVSLPFMGFKGEFQNLPAVEKPIYDLVREGKDGFYYHVPKDLNISSSANVSALVTLQNDLLLTQGKRDGRRITVLGIEENAEGTHALQLDENGNVRIAISPNEDGNKDLVEYKTVALRNIENLHATVYAASDTEHKNPLWEGTPSDHRKNFFDGNEKNPRSYTLDNTAWNGTDANGKAVADGVYDYVIRYTPMVPGAEEQSTTFKVQVDTQKPVITSGYIRFKDGAQQFIARKAKDVGDGGILTEKLVYVTPFDDQGTMVQTSEDKNGTRALENYHVIKANADGSFDLPENIDKKNIYYYVEDFAGNVDYVSLADLVRDQNSGRVQIAVRDAKTNKDLDTMYVYRIKDSNGQYVSVDKTKDINFLNFGHYTAEIFTYDRTEVKFVSSLTQEFDLTEDNSFQTIAFLANTLEYAPVSINFDQPVSKAATIVLKGADGENFVLPAEKYGKNGFGKSVATGQYTLVATLPTGYELAEEAPVISVVAGRNNNYRIGVISKVDLLAALNNQADVTKTAQYFNASADKKEAYDQALQAAQAALTNKVSQEQVNQALASLEAASQALDGKDSNVAALKEAMQAYDATTKTGRYANAKEKVRRDYDRAFQTVALLAVDPTVKQEQINQALAELSRAEGKLNGKATDFSSLEKYIKEELKFQEKNAKFIYAGNEEKEAYLVAFKDAQTILSNPGASQQDVKDALTALKNAKKKLHGKKPKAARRP
- the glyS gene encoding glycine--tRNA ligase subunit beta, whose amino-acid sequence is MTKNLLVELGLEELPAYVVTPSEKQLSEKMAAFLDDNRLSYESIQTFSTPRRLAVRVIGLADQQSDLTEDFKGPSKKIALDADGNFSKAAQGFVRGKGLTVDDIEFREVKGEEYVYVTKHEAGKPAKEVLAGVPEVLASLTFPVSMHWANNTFEYIRPVHTLIVLLGDEALDLDFLDIHSGRVSRGHRFLGHEVEITNADSYEEDLRTVYVIADSKERENMIREQIKAIEAEQGVQVQIEEGLLNEVLNLVEYPTAFMGSFDTKYLDVPEEVLVTSMETHQRYFVVRDLDGQLKPNFISVRNGNAEHLENVVRGNEKVLVARLEDGEFFWREDQKLKIEDLVAKLANVTFHEKIGSLSEHMARAGVIAASLAEQAGLTAEETAAVARAAEIYKFDLLTGMVGEFDELQGIMGEKYALLAGEDAAVATAIREHYLPDSADGALPETKVGAILALADKLDTLLSFFSVGLIPSGSNDPYALRRATQGIVRILDAFGWHIPMDELIDSLYGLSFDSLSYDNQAEVLNFIKARVDKMMGRTPKDIKEAVLASSNFVVADMLEAAEALSEAAKTDGYKAAVESLSRAFNLAEKADASVAVDASLFENDQEKALSKAIEELELTGSASDKLAQLFALSPVIDAFFDNTMVMAENEAVKNNRLALLAGLVAKANAVAAFNQLNTK